In Acinonyx jubatus isolate Ajub_Pintada_27869175 chromosome A3, VMU_Ajub_asm_v1.0, whole genome shotgun sequence, a genomic segment contains:
- the SMIM26 gene encoding small integral membrane protein 26, with product MRPDQATSWYRRMSAVYALGAWTLLGSLIFLGRKKSKVPGNEVEQKDVARNEMLEPPKGFYVETIVTYKEDFVPVTDRILNFWKSWTGGPGPES from the exons ATGCGTCCGGACCAGGCCACGTCCTGGTACCGGCGGATGTCCGCCGTCTACGCGCTGGGCGCCTGGACCCTGCTAGGCTCCTTGATTTTTTTAGGCCGGAAAAAGAGCAAAGTACCAG GCAATGAAGTAGAGCAAAAGGATGTCGCAAGAAATGAAATGCTCGAGCCGCCGAAAGGGTTTTACGTGGAAACAATTGTCACATATAAAGAAGATTTTGTTCCAGTCACTGACAGGATCCTCAACTTTTGGAAATCATGGACTGGTGGCCCTGGACCAGAATCCTGA